Proteins co-encoded in one Gossypium arboreum isolate Shixiya-1 chromosome 11, ASM2569848v2, whole genome shotgun sequence genomic window:
- the LOC108467487 gene encoding mediator of RNA polymerase II transcription subunit 18, producing MECVVQGIIETQYVEALEILLQGLCGVNKERLRVHEICLKSGPNLGFVASEVRLLCDLEQSEPTWTVKHVGGALRGAGAEQISVLVRSMVESKASKNVLRLFYALGYKLDHELLRVGITFHFQRGAQITVTVSSVNKMLKLHATDEAVPVTPGIQLVEVTAPATSENYNEVVAAVSSFCEYLAPLLHLSKPGVSTGVVPTAAAAAASLMSDGGGTTL from the exons ATGGAATGTGTTGTTCAAGGAATTATAGAGACACAG TACGTTGAAGCACTCGAAATTCTACTTCAGGGTCTTTGTGGGGTTAATAAAGAACGCTTAAGAGTccatgaaatttgccttaaaagtGGCCCAAATCTTG GATTTGTTGCTTCAGAGGTCAGATTATTGTGTGATCTTGAGCAGTCTGAACCTACTTG GACTGTTAAACATGTTGGGGGTGCATTGAGGGGTGCTGGGGCAGAGCAAATTTCTGTTCTGGTTAGGAGTATGGTAGAAAGCAAAGCAAGCAAGAATGTGCTTCGATTATTTTATGCACTCGGATACAAGTTGGATCATGAGCTGCTGAGAGTGGGAATCACCTTTCATTTCCAAAGGGGTGCTCAGATAACAGTAACTGTTTCATCTGTTAATAAGATGCTAAAACTGCACGCAACCGATGAGGCTGTGCCAGTAACACCTGGTATACAGCTGGTAGAAGTGACCGCCCCTGCAACATCGGAAAATTATAATGAAGTCGTTGCTGCTGTGTCTTCCTTCTGCGAATATCTTGCACC GCTGCTGCATTTGTCAAAGCCAGGTGTTTCAACCGGTGTTGTGCCTACGGCTGCTGCAGCTGCTG